Proteins encoded within one genomic window of Lysinibacillus louembei:
- a CDS encoding DUF2294 domain-containing protein, which translates to MSKKIHEFNDMIRKLRKDLFGKGPERIQTVFVGNMAISTLYGNLTPTEKFIASTAEGLKTVHAARTNMIQELYAKEPPTALEELVGTKLLHLFTDIKIEEDIAISVFMFENTISE; encoded by the coding sequence ATGTCTAAAAAAATACATGAATTTAACGATATGATCCGCAAGTTGCGCAAAGATTTATTCGGAAAAGGACCTGAACGTATCCAGACAGTTTTCGTTGGCAATATGGCGATTTCGACTTTGTATGGCAATTTAACACCGACGGAAAAATTTATTGCAAGTACAGCAGAAGGCTTAAAAACAGTGCATGCTGCGCGTACCAATATGATTCAGGAGCTATACGCCAAAGAACCGCCAACGGCATTAGAGGAATTAGTAGGAACGAAATTACTGCATCTGTTTACAGATATTAAAATTGAGGAAGATATCGCAATCTCCGTATTTATGTTTGAAAATACTATTAGCGAATAG